A segment of the Bos mutus isolate GX-2022 chromosome 17, NWIPB_WYAK_1.1, whole genome shotgun sequence genome:
tttgcagctgtgggatcttcctggactagggatcaaacccatgtcccctgcattggcaggtggattcttatccactgtgccaccagggaagtccttgaggcCGTTGTTTTTGATGCTTTTTCTGTATGGGCCTGGAGGTAGCTGGTCTGTCTCACTGACTTTACCAGTTGAAAGCCTGACCTCTTCCTTAGGCCTAAGACCTGGGAGGGGCTGCCCATTTTGTCCCCCAGCCCTAATGGTCCTTGGTAAGGACTGAAGTATTTGTGAAGTAGAAACAAGCAGGAACTCCCACCACCTGTAATTCTCCAGTGTATTCCACCTTCAAGGTCGTGAGCAGGCTGAACTAACTGGTCTCCGACTTGCAAGCTTGGGGTTGAAGTTTAATAAAATCGTCCATTCCTCCATGACCCGTGCGGTAGAAACCACTGACATCATCAGCAAACACCTGCCGGGTGAGTGCCAGGCACCCTAGGTGCCcagcagcagggagggaggggtggcTGCTCCTAAAGGGGCTGAGTCCTGTGCTTCTCTGCAGGAGTCTGCAAGGTCAGCACAGACCTGCTGAGGGAAGGCGCCCCCATCGAGCCCGACCCCCCCGTGTCTCACTGGAAGCCGGAGGCTGTGGTAAAAAAAACTCCCCCCGGGGCAGCCTCCTGTGGGGAGCAGCCTCCTCTCTGCCCTTGGGCTCCTGGTGGCAGCGGGGCCCACACTGCCTCCATACGCACGATTCCTTCTTCTGCCCCCAGCAGTATTATGAAGATGGAGCGCGGATCGAGGCCGCCTTCCGGAACTATATCCACCGGGCGGACGCCAAGCAGCAGGAGGACAGCTATGAGATCTTCATCTGCCACGCCAATGTCATTCGCTACATCGTGTGCCGGTGAGGGGTCCTGCCGGATGCCCTTGGCCCTACTTCCCCTCTTGCCAGCCACAGCGTGTCTCCTCCAGCTGGTGGTCTGGTAGAATGGCTTTCAGTCCAGTTTTCTCATGACTGTGTTTTTGGTGGGAATAGACCAGACCAAGTGCCCTGTGTTGGCAGTCTTTCCTGGGCAATGTTGTGGTTGCTTGGTTCAGGCGCATAGCTGGCTGCTCACACTGCAAAGTCACGTTTTACATGCCAACACCCCATTTCCCTGACATGCAGTGACTGGTTTAGCACCTGTCACTGGATCATGCTGCTGTGGTTACTCGATGTTTGCCTCATAGTTTCGTATTTCCCTTAGCTTATTAACTGGAAATTTTTTGTAATTATAGGCTCACGGACCTGTTTGTGCAGGATTATAACCTGTGAGCATGTTAGTCACTTCCCTActccagctgatccagggtacgAAGTCGGGAgcttctccaggggctcctgTCATTGGAGCCAGCCAACCACTTCCTTACGTCCTGGCCCCACCAAGTTCCAGGCCTTCGCAGTGATGCCTGCCCTGAGCCACATCCATGAGTCACGGAGGGCCTGGACCCGGAAAGGCCAGCAGGGTGCTCATGTATTTGACCAAATCCTACGTAGAGCAAGATGTGAAATAACTGTAACCCTGCCTCCCCCGGATCCATTAGAAGCTGTTTGGCAGGTGCTTCAGGAGCTCAGGGGATCCCCCTTCTCACATGGGCCCATTTGTCCAGATATCACACAGGGCTCCAGGCGAGAAGCGCCATGCTGGGAGAGCAGGTTCCAGGCCAGGTCGAGTGCTGCTGGGAGGAAGGGCTGGGCTGCAGGCTTGTAGCCTGAGCCTTTGTGCTGCTTTTTCCTGAGCTTTGACTTCTGGGCTGTGTAAAACACACATCTTTCCATATCCCAGGACAGCACTGACCGAGTATCACTGGGAGGCGAACCCAGTGCTGAAAATGGGCCAGAAAAGACTGGTCTTAGAGCAGTGGTACCTGTGCTAAAGACAGGGTTGCTGGGATCCAGGGCCTCTGCCCCAGGAAATGGGAGGGCGACCTGCCCCCTAACTCAGGACAGTTTTTTAAAGTGGTGAGTGTGACGTTGAGACTTTAAAAAGCAGTGTGTGGGTAGTTATTCCTTTAAGTCGGTAAAACTCTTGACAGAGTAGTGGTGAGACAAGCCACGGGGCTGCCACATGTCGACCCCAAAGTTCTAGGGCAGGAAGAGTGTCTGGTGACATGGACAGAGGCTGTAGTCCTGCTGGGCTCTTCGGCAAATACTAACTGTGCCTCAAAAGCACTTTTAAGAGCATGAAAACGCTCCAGGGGTCGTGGTTGCACCTGTTGCACCATTTGGCTGCCCTCTGCCCCCTTCTGGTTACACTGGGAAAGCAGGTTAAGTTGCATGCATTTATTAACCAGTGTGCTTGTGACTTACCTGCAGGCCTCGAGCGTGGTTGATCCCCATCTCAAAGGGACTGGACTCTCCCCTACCCCTTGTTGGACTGTTAGGTTGACATCTGCCTGGCAGCTCCTTTCTCTGAGAAACCCCATCTGAAAACAGGAGGGACTTACAGATGCTGGATCCAGCCTCTGGAAGTCTGACCAGGGGCTTCTCATCTGGGGTGGGGGACCCTCAGCTTTGTTGAGACCTGGCCCACCTGGCCTGTTTCTAGCAcattctttcttctcctcagGGCGCTGCAGTTCCCACCAGAAGGCTGGCTCCGCCTTTCCCTCAACAACGGCAGCATTACCCACCTGGTGGTCCGGCCCGATGGCCGAGTGGCTCTCAGGGCCCTTGGGGACACAGGGTTCATGCCTCCTGACAAGATCTCCCGTTCCTGAGGGCCGCTTGGAGGCCCCGCGTCCTCCTTAGCCCCTAGCCGGCCTGGTGTGGGTGCCGCCAAGACCACAGCTTCCCCCGTGTCCCCCCCACAGGCTGCGCAGCGGGGACGGCCACCTCTAGGCAGCAGGAAGGCAAAAGGATCTACAGCACAGAGTTCTTAACTCACGGtccaggaaggaaaagggaagcaCTTGGATCAGACCAGCTTCATCTCTTTCGCAGGGTGTCTGCCTCCCTCTCATCCAGGACGAGCCTGAGGGGTCCAAGCAGGCCTGTTTGAGGGACTGGATGAGGCCCCCCAGATGCTGTGACTGTGGGGACCAGGCAGACACGGCAGCAGGCTGTCTGCCAGCAGAGCCCgtcaggcaggaggaagaggaggagggcgCAGTGCTTTTTCCGTTTGTAACTTATTCTGCTTCGTATATTCGTTTCCTAAAACTCTTGTCACTTACATAAAGATTTTCCTCATCTGGTTCTTGCTTTGAAAAGCACTTTCTCACTCCAAAGTCACACCTCCCTGAAGCTGTGGGATCTGAACTTTTGTGTCGTGACGCCTTTCTGGATACACAGGAGGAGCACCTTGGCCGGTGAGGGAGGTGACTCAAGCTGCTGGCCTCGCCAGAGAGGCAGTGATGAATGCCTCAGGAGTGGCCCATTTCAGTAAAACGTCCAACTGACAGTTCAGTCCTTGTTTGCCTCTGGCTGGTAATCTTTCATGCTTATggattaaaatatttagtatgtcctcccaaatttctgttattttaggaGAAAGTACAGTTTTTATTAAGTGGTTATGAACATTTTCTGTAATCAGTGCAACTAATTGGAGTATTTGATGTTTCTGTCAATTTTGGAAATaactacaaaataaattttattttactggttTTTCAAAGTACTAATTGTGAATGTTTTAAAACAAGAGGCCTGTGCATGACAAACAGCAGCCCCAACTAGCAAAGAAAGTCTCAGCAGAAAGGCCTTTTCCCCAGTATCTTGTGTACCCCGGGCTGAAGTTTTGCAGGGTATCTGCCCAAGAGGGGCCTTGGTGAGAGGCCCTGACCCAGGACAGGGAGCTTAAGTGGTTTTCTAAAAGTAACAACCGTGCACCAATCTGTAGAAATAGTTTTGACAAGTTAGCCAGGGGCTGTGCCAACGTCCAAAACCAGAAAAGTGCAAGGCAGCACCAGGTGTCTGGCCTCGGGTGCTGTGAGATCCCGTAGTCGAGCCCTGGGCACCCAGACCGTCAGCACCTGCAGGTCCTCCCTGTTTCCTTGGGTTTGTGTGGTCATATTGCTGTCCTGTCTGCAGACCTGTCTTTTCAGTGGCGTGTCCACCCTTTGCACCTGACTGCTGAGCAGGGCCAACGTTTCAGAAACAGGAAGTGAGCCCAGGAGCGGGAGAAAGGTGTCTTGATGGGGTCAGTTACAAGGGCCCAGGAAACCACCCTGAGGTGGGACATATGACCGAGAACTTACAAAATGTCAGGAAAGACATCCTAAATGTGACCAACATAAAAACCCACCCCAAGAGCCTGTGTGTCAGGAGGGATCCCAAACTGACAGCAGTGAGAATGAAAGTGGTTCTTACTGGCTGCATTGCTGTTTGTTCCAAAGTATCTCAAGACAGCTGAGGAAGGAACCCGAGGGCAGGTGTGACCCAGAGCTGCCTGCGGGTCTCCACACGGAATGAGAAACACGTGCCTCCGACTGCCTGAGCACACCTGGCTTGGGGATGGGATGGCGATGTGCCCAGTGACTGGCAACTGTACCCTACAAGACAGTCACCCTACAACCATCCTCTCTGAGCTGTGAACGCTTCTGGAAACATCCAAAAACTACCCCAGAAGATCTGGCTGCACGTGTGGAGCCTGCTCTCCCCCAGGAGAGGGGACCCTCTGGAGCCCCCTGCACGGTAGCCCACGGCACAGCCACCACCCACCATGATGAGGTTCCCATCACCTCTTTCCAACCAAAGACATTACACACTGATTGTCAACATCACAGAAAAAGGCTTCCTGTTTCATGGGACGCTTAGGAAATATTTGCTAGTTTAACTGATGCCAAGCAAGGCTTTTCACAACTGTGTTAGGAATGAAAGGACCCCAGATAGCAAATAAACCACTCTCAGATTGATGTTCTATTTAACCCAAACACTGCTTAAGAGTTTGCTAAAAAGGGCACTTTTCCTGGGCACAGTTGAGAGAGGTCTTTCTAAAAGCTTAGAATGATTACcacatggttttaaaaataatttattccattaagtagttttaaaaagatgtaaaattgCCACGGGACACATGATAATGCATTTAGTGGAATCAGGGCCAACTTatataaacaaatggagaaataatCAAAGGTCTAAACTTGAGAAAACAGGAACAGCAGTCTGCAAAGTTAGGGCACATCCCTACTTTAATTTCCGTCTGAATACTTATAACAATATACAGGATGGTATGGTCAAATTTTAGAGAAAACAGATCATCACTATGACTACATCTGTGTTCTGATTTCTTTGAGGCTAGAGATGTCTTTTAAAAACGCCATTTGGTTTGTAGAACagaatgtatttttctcttatgTCTAGGTTGTCTGCTACACAAGTGAGAACACCCTGTGTAACaaccttttgaattttaaaacctTAATCTCAGGTCCGATATTCCTGACCTATGTCTTGTTATTGTGTGAAAGAAAtaagctcttttcttttttttttaacataagttTCAATTCAGAATCTTTACAAATAAAAGACTCTCACTTATGTCTACCTCCTATCACTGTATAGTCTCAAAGAGTAGGTTCAGAAGAATCAAAGGGATTTACAAAGGCACTGGACAGCAGACGCATTGGTAGTTTTCACTTTTGATCAAACACTGGCAATGCCCCCAGAACCCTGCTGTGAGCGGTCACTGGTAACACGGGAGAAACAGCCCTCCCCTCGGCTGCAATGCCCTAGCCCTCCGGGATGCAGAGCTCTGTATGTGCAAACCCTCCAGCAGGTATGGCCCAGGGGGAGGGAAGACAAACCACACCGAAAGGACAGAACTGGGATCAGATATTTCCTCCAAAGCAAATCTTTTGTCTCTACTAAAACGTGATGCTCTTTCATAAAGCAATCCAACTGAAATGCATTCTAAAATACGAGGTACACCTCAAAACCAGGGAACAACATTCAGGTTACTTTATTACACTGCACTGGCAGCTACATAAGGTGCACTGTGAAAGGCCAAGTGCTGGTGAGAAAGGAACACCCTCCAAGGACCGCTGGTGAGTGAGTCCTGTGTGAGACTATTCACATGACTCCCAGCGGCTACCATTTCTCCTCTAGAAAAAAGCTAGTTTCATCTTCTGGTCACTCACTTAAATGTCTTCAGTGACTCCCAACTGTAAGTGTCGCTGCAACTGTCCGACACATGCAAGGCTCCTTTACTCCTGGATGCCCACCTTGTCAGTGTCTAATCAACGGTTGACCGGCAAAGCAGAGAGGATTTTTTGTCATGAACTAGAAAGTCAAAGACCCTtcccagaaaaggcagaggtacaaACTTCACCTGTGTTTCAGGAAAAGAGCGGAAGGGAGCGCAGCACTGTCGAGGGAGCAGGGGGCACCCGGCCTCTCTGGTGCCCTCTTTCGTCACGTGTGCACCTGGGGCGGCTAACAGAGCCTGTGTAACCACACTGAGGGTTTTCAGAATATCTGCAGCAGTTTGTATTCACCTTCTCTCTAAATAACAGAAAGCTAAATTTTATACAGAATATTTgcaatttctaaaattattttactctCTAAATAAGGACTGATAAATTAATCAGAATATTATTTTGGCATGTGAAATTTCAGCAATAAACACAGTACTTTtcttaacaaacaaaacaacaaagaacaaACCAAGAACCCCAGCAGTGTGCATGGGCCCTACAAGGTGGCAAGCTGGGCCAGGCGCGCCATCCGGCGGAGGTGGCCCCCGTTGGCGGGGCTGTAGCGCCCGGGGCTGCCCAGGCCGGAGGCGTGAGGTGTGGAGCCAGGCTTCCCAGGGCTGCTGCCTGCAGGGCTGCTTCTCCCAGGGCTGCCGCTAGGAGGGCTACTGACGTCCAGGAGCTGAGACTTCAACTTCCCTTTCAGCGAGGGGCTGGACCAGCTGAGGAAACCAAGAACGGGCAGTCAGcatggatggctggatgggatgGGGCGAGTGGAGGCCAAAGACAGGATCTGGGCCCCTGCCCCCGAGAGAACACTGGCAGAGGTGCTGCAAGCCTGGGAGCTGTGAGCCCTGAAGACTGAAAGCTCATTACCATTCCCCACACGAGTGGCATGTGACCCTGAGCAGGAACCTGGGCTACTTCCGTCCCGTACCCACTTGTCAGCAGCACCCTTCCCCTTTGTCACCCCCAGCCACACGTCAGGGAACTTCCCACCAGCTTGGCTAACGGATCTGTGTGAATTTCCCCACGAATCTAGCAACTCTGATCCCTGGGCCTGTGGGTACCTCTGTCTGTCCGAAGGCGAGTAGCAAAGGACAGCGCTCCTCCACCTGTGTACGGCCGGGTACTGGCGAGGGTCCACATCCGTGCACTCCAGGGCTGCCAGAACATCCCGATCCAGTTTTGACGGCTCTTCTCTAGAAGGCACGAGAAGAAGCAAGAACCTCCATGATTACACCCAGAAATGCAGCACCACTGAGTCCATTACCAGCACCGCAGGCACTAGCTGCAGGCTGCAATccagtttgggggtgggggtgagggtgagggtgggactAGCATGGGCGGGGATGGCAGAGGGAACGTGCTACCCACAGGGAGgagaccccagccccagccctgctgaTAAGACGCGCTCTGTGTATTACCACCTCCAGGAAGACAGAGCAGAAGTGGGAACAGGCCATCAGCTGGACAACTGAGACTGACCCCAAGATGGCCTTTCTTCCTAAAACTCATAGGACAGCTCAGTCATGGTGGGAAGTACAGTGGACGCAAGGAGGAGCCAGGAAGGAAAATGCTGTCTCCCACTGGCTTGGAGGACCAATGAGGATGGATAGAAAGCCACCAACTCGTGAGACAGATTGAACAAGTGCCTGTCAGACTGGCCGGGGTGGAGGGAAGTGTCCAAGAATCATACTGGTGcctctgcccaccaccccccaacacacGTGCGTGCTCCCCGACTCATACCCAAAAAGGAAGAGCCTCTGGACAGGCTCCTTTGAGGCGGGAATCTCCGAGGGCTCCGAGCCATTGCCATAGCGGGGCTCGTGCACAGAACTGTCTGGATTCAGGCACATGTTAGCAATTCCAGCagacatctcattttctgtccttCCCTGGTTATTTCCAAGTCTATCAGCAGCAAGAGGTTCTAACACGTCACTTCCTCCCGCGTTCACTCTTGATGTCAGGACCTTCTTATCTCTAGTTTTCACTCTTTGATTTGGTGTCTTAGAAAAGCTACTTTCTAGATTCTGCAAATTCAGTTTATCAAACTCAACAGTCAAGCCGGAGATGGGTGAGCGGAGGTCTTCCTCCCCACTCTGGGCCTTGGGCCTCTTCCCACCCAGGGTCTTGCCATCCCTTAGAGCGCTGCAAAACCCATTTCTGCTGCTGTGGGGACTGGTCGGGGCTGAAGCTTCGATAAGTTCTGTCTGCTCCAAGGGGAGGATGTCACACCCCAAGTCTCCAAAAGCAGCTGCCCTGGGCGGGGTGTTGTTTCGAGCTGTGTTTTGCCGGTTTTTTATCTCTTCCAAACTCATGTCATCGTCTTCATCTAGAAACGCCCTCACAGAGATGGAATTGCTGCACTTCCTCTGACGGCCTGTGAGGGAGAGAAACCAGCTCTCAGAGGTGTTGACAAGGGGACTTCGGGATGTCACCGCGGATAGCACAAACGCTGTGCCAAGTCACTCCCATATTCAAAGCCTCCTCCTTGTTGCTTAAGACAGAAAACCTTGGAAAAAGTCAAGCAGGACCTTGCAGACAGAATTACAGGCTCCAGGCCCAGCTGTGCCCCCTCATGGGCAAGAAAATGAGAAGCCACAGGTTCCCACAGACCTGGCCACAGGACGGCTGCCAGTCTCACCAGCCTTGGATGCACTGCGTGTCCTTACCTAGGGCTGAGGCATCCTCCTGGCGACACGCTGCATTTTCTCCCATGTCTTGTAGGTGCTTTTTGCCTACTTCCTGCTGAGTAAGGTATTCTTCCAGCTTTTGCAGGCCTGCCTGGGAAGACAGATCAACAAAACAGCCCAGAAAGTCCCAGTATTCGACCCAGGGATACCCCAGTTCATGAGCCAGCTCCCTGTAAGAATAAAGCAAATTAACCAGTTTTGAGAGCAGAAGAAAAACTCACAGAACTGACTACACAGAAAAGAGCCACTTTATGCTAGAAATGCCCAAAATGCACCTGCAACCTTGGTTTCATTTTATCCTAAATTTGGGGCTGAAAGAATATGCTTAACTTCCTGAAGCAGTGTCCCCCTCACAGGGTAAGACCGTGCTATGGAATGAGTCAAGGTCACGGGTGAGAAAGGTACCACTTACAAACAAACCATTCCACTCACACCAACACTcaccagaaataaaaaagggCAAACTGTAAAACTCCACTAACAAAGAACATTTTGGTTTTCATAAAACAACAGTACAAAGTTGAAGACAATTCTGGTTTGGGCCAGACATAAATGTTTAGAGGTCTTTTTCAAGTTGTGAACTTAAAGCTGGGCACATATTTTACGAAAAAGTCTCCCTGTGTGGCTCCTTTCCCCACACAGCCTCACGCTCCTTGGATGCCCCACCTGACTGCCAGGAGGGACTGTTTTCATGGAGCCTTGCTGCACAGGCTGCAGTGTACACCTCTGCAAATTAGACCTTAGTAAAAAGGCTTTAAAGTCTACCAGTAAGGACTTCTGGCAATTACTATTTTGAAAGTCCCAAGCACCAAGCACACTGGCACACAGCACACAAGATACCACCACTCGGCTCTTTGGCACTTCGTGCTCTTTAAGTACCTTCCCACTCTCTCAATGCCTCTTTCTGGATCAGATTTCCTGACACTGTGGAAGAAGCCCGCTTTCTCTCGAGGCGGGGTTTTCCAGAGTCGGCGAAAATCTTCTGCCTAGAACAGAAAGTGTGTTGAGATGCGCTATGCACCCACATTGCCAGGCAGTGCCCCCGCCCAACCCCAAACACAGTGCAGGCAACATGCCCTCCTGCTCTGGAGCTACGGAACTTCAGTTGTATCACAGTAGAGGCCAGGAGGGACCCTGGCAAGGTCTGGGCCGGGATGAGGGTCAGAACTGAACCAGGAGGCTTTGAGGGAGACCCTACAGACCTGCTGCCCAATAATGTGTGTGCTTTTTATGTTTCATGCAGCAAAATCTATTCCTAACATTTTATAGTTGAAGGTAACTAACTACAGCTTTCTTTTACTAAGAGGAAAGAGTGCATACAGGTCAGTATATGAAGTACCTCCGTCTGGAAGGTGAACTTCAGAGTCTGCAAGTGGAAGTTTCCTAGTGACAGCACAAATCCAAGTACAATGGAATGGGCATATGCTGTGCAAGGTCCATGGGCACAGATGGGGGGGCGCAGGTAATGCCAGCATGGGGAGAGTAAGCCCGGGTAAACCTCATTTCTTGGGAGCACCGCTTGTCACATACCTGCTCTAGCTAACAATAATAGAGTCAAGACACTTGTTCCTCCAGGAAAGTTCTGAAGCCTCACTGACAACTCATTGGAGTTTCATGAGACCTGGTCTCCAGGACCAAGCACAAAGCGAAAGGCTGGAAAAACCCAGCACATCTGGTGGGGACAGCCAGGAGTTGTTCCAGAACCTTCCACAGATGCTCACCTTGGATGGACTCAGGGGCCCTGCGAAGGCTCGAAGGGTTAGAACAGGGTCTTTGGGGAAGCCTCCAGTGTGGCCAATGTGAGAGACCTCGCCTGTCTGGTCTGAAGACCACAGCTCCCCGATCACAGGAGAAGACGTGTCCTCTGCCCTCAGGAGGGGCACATAGTAGTGACCTGGGAGGAGAAAACACATGGGGCTAGGTGATGTGTGTGGACAGCCTGCACCACAGTGgccgttgctgctgctaagtcgcttcagtcgtgtccaactctgtgagaccccatagacggcagcccaccaggctcccccgtccctgggattctccaggcaagaacactggagagggttgccatttccttctccaatgcatgaaagtgaagagtgaaagtgaagtcgctcagccgcgtccgactcttcacgaccccatggactgcagcccaccaggctcctccatccatggggtcttccaggcaagagtactggagtgggttgccattgccttctccaacagtggCTGTTAGGCCCTGGGAATCAGCCTGAGAATCAGCTGGATTATTACCCCACAGGCTCTGCATGCCAGTCAAAGATGTTAACTGTAAAAAGGCTGAGAAAGCTCTGGAGCCAGAGCAACTGAAGAGAGGTCAGTCTGTGCCAGACTCCTGCACCTAAAGAGCCCCACACTCTTCCTCTGCAGAGAAataaggaggagaagaaaaaaggaaaggggaaCAGCAAACACATGCTTGTTTCCAGGTTCGTAGGAGGACTGAGAGGGACCTGTGAACCAGAGCAGCTGAAGAGGAGCTGGAGAAACCTTACAAAGAAGATGCATGTCAACCTCCATCCTCCCCCAACTCCTATTCTGTTTTGTGTTACAATTTTAACATTGTAACACATATGTTCAGAACACATATCTGAACATATGTGTTCAGGTATCACTGAACACATATCTCCGAACAGACCTGGAATCACACACTTTGGTATGGAACCTGGAAAGGACAAAGGCTGTGAGGCCACAGGGACAATGTGGCAGGAAAGCACCAAGGACACCACGCAAGCGATGGTGGTGGCTGCTGGGGGCCCGTAAGACTTCATACCAAGAGGCCTCACCAAGCCCTGCACTAAAGAAACCACCAGGGATCTGGGCAGGAATGGAAACCAGAGAGAAGTAGATAAAGATGAACACACAGGGGAGGCAAAGAGCTTCCAGTATCTGCAGCAAGGCCATTCAGCAAGCTGCTGCCAACTGCTCAAACTCCCTGGAaacaacagagaggaaaaagcGGGTAGGAAGCAGGGCTTTCCACCACcaggtgccctggagcctgtAGGCTGGCTGGGACACAGCTTGGGCACTCTGGTCCAGAGGCTGGAGGCTCCGGGAAACCGAGCAGGAAGGACTGCCCCACGGGCCCTGGTCTGAGAAGCCCTTGGCCTGGAGAGTGGTGATCCAGGGCCGGGAGGTCGAAGAAACGGAGATGGGGACAGCCTGGGCAGAGggcggtgaaggacagggagccacCAAACGACTGACACAGGGGCTCCAGGCAGGCCTCTCCCGCCTTCTGGCTGCCCTGCAGGCTGTGGCCAAAGAAGAGCGGCCGGAGGCACCTGCTGCCCAAGAGGCTGCAGAGGTCAAGGCGTGAGGCTGCAAGCAACAGTCAAGTGACAGACAACTTGGTCTCCCAGAAAAGGGAAGTGGAACCCAGGGTAATTCTGAGGGGGTCCCAACAGCCCCCTGGCTTCACTCCCACAGACAAGGCAGCCTAGATGCTGCCAGGACCTTCATGGAGGGCCTCCTCCTCACTCTGGGCGCCCACTCCCCACCTTACCCTTTAAGTAGTCTCGAATCCGCTCCTTCAGTTCTACagatttgtttttgcttctttcacaaataacctattaaaaaaaaagataagtgaaCACTCTGAATCGAATTTATCACGTTTTCTTATCATGAAAATGATTTTGCAGAAGCAAGTATTAAAGTCAACACAACAAGGACAGATAGATCCTAACACTGAGTATTTCATAAAGCCCAcaataaaaaatgtatgtttaacAATGCAATCTTCCTTCTTCAATGTTTTGTAAAAGCTCCAAGGGGCCAGGACAAGGAGAACAAACTCTGAGATTACAGGTAAATTTTACCTTCTTTCTTCATGCTGTCTACATTTCCTAATTTTCTGCAAGGAAAGGAAACCTTAAGGTGAACCATCAATTCAGAGCAGACATGTCCATACCTCAGGACTATACACTTCACTGCCTGGGAGCCTGTCTTCTACGGTTTGGCTGGACTGAAATACAACTTCTACTGAACAGGGACACAGATGTTTCATTTTTGCAACTACAGGAATCAATGTTCTCAGACATTAGAGAATATAGAGAACTGTAACATTTTagctacaaacaataaaaaaccaataaccttaaaataaaaaggaaggaaccaCAAAAGGTATTACCATCTCCTGCCAGCCTGTGAGAAAAACAAATTACCACTGCACAGTGAACCCTTCAAGTAGTGCAACATTTTCTTCTAAACTCTGTAACTGGTTGTGAGAGAAGTCCAATGCTTTAAAGAAGTGTCAccacctactgtatggcacatggaactctgctcatgttatgtggcagcctagatgggaggtgagtttggagaatggatacatatatatgtatggctgagtccctcagccagtttacctgaaactatcaaggCTATCAtcatgatacaaaataaaaagtgaaacaaaaatgtGTCACCATCTTACattgagaaaacacacacacatgcacacagaaagTTGAGTCAGATTTATCCAAAATAATGGTAATTTCTGAGTTGCAGAATTGGCtggtaaattttattctttttatgtgaATTCTAAACTTGCTACAGAAGTGGGTGCAACTTACATAATCACAGCAAATGAAA
Coding sequences within it:
- the PGAM5 gene encoding serine/threonine-protein phosphatase PGAM5, mitochondrial isoform X2; translated protein: MAFRQALQLAACGLAGGSAAVLFSAVAVGKPRAGGDAEPRVVEPPAWAGTSRPGPGVWDPNWDRREPLSLVNLRKRNLETGEEELTSRLDHCKAKATRHIFLIRHSQYHVDASLEKDRTLTPLGREQAELTGLRLASLGLKFNKIVHSSMTRAVETTDIISKHLPGVCKVSTDLLREGAPIEPDPPVSHWKPEAVYYEDGARIEAAFRNYIHRADAKQQEDSYEIFICHANVIRYIVCRALQFPPEGWLRLSLNNGSITHLVVRPDGRVALRALGDTGFMPPDKISRS
- the PGAM5 gene encoding serine/threonine-protein phosphatase PGAM5, mitochondrial isoform X3, giving the protein MAFRQALQLAACGLAGGSAAVLFSAVAVGKPRAGGDAEPRVVEPPAWAGTSRPGPGVWDPNWDRREPLSLVNLRKRNLETGEEELTSRLDHCKAKATRHIFLIRHSQYHVDASLEKDRTLTPLGREQAELTGLRLASLGLKFNKIVHSSMTRAVETTDIISKHLPGVCKVSTDLLREGAPIEPDPPVSHWKPEAVQYYEDGARIEAAFRNYIHRADAKQQEDSYEIFICHANVIRYIVCRLRSGDGHL
- the PGAM5 gene encoding serine/threonine-protein phosphatase PGAM5, mitochondrial isoform X1, giving the protein MAFRQALQLAACGLAGGSAAVLFSAVAVGKPRAGGDAEPRVVEPPAWAGTSRPGPGVWDPNWDRREPLSLVNLRKRNLETGEEELTSRLDHCKAKATRHIFLIRHSQYHVDASLEKDRTLTPLGREQAELTGLRLASLGLKFNKIVHSSMTRAVETTDIISKHLPGVCKVSTDLLREGAPIEPDPPVSHWKPEAVQYYEDGARIEAAFRNYIHRADAKQQEDSYEIFICHANVIRYIVCRALQFPPEGWLRLSLNNGSITHLVVRPDGRVALRALGDTGFMPPDKISRS
- the ANKLE2 gene encoding ankyrin repeat and LEM domain-containing protein 2 — protein: MLWPRLAATEWAALAWELLGASVLLIAVRWLVRRLDRRPRGLGQSGPPDPPSRAAAGPAPDSGKMTMDTILARLKLLNPDELREEIVKAGLKCGPITSTTRFIFEKKLAQALLERGTLPSHLSDPGAADAPSLGQDTQRIVKSAVGSPAEQVSFSEDRDFGYSVGLNPPEEDAVTSKTCSAPFSASGGINSQKAVLRASAEVPLYYGVCPAAFEDTPARNERIHVYEDKKEALQAVKMNKGSRFKAFTNREDAEKFARGSCDYFPSPSKTSLPLSPVKTAPLFSNDGLYLSESETASKERANSYKNPRTQDLTAKLRKAVEKGDEDTFSDLIWSNPRYLIGSGDNPTIVQEGCRYNVMHVAAKENQAAVCQLTLETLENPEFMRLMYPDDEPHMLEKRICYVVDLYLNTPDRAGYDTPLHFACKFGNVDVVNVLSSHPLIVKNPRNKYDKTPEDVICERSKNKSVELKERIRDYLKGHYYVPLLRAEDTSSPVIGELWSSDQTGEVSHIGHTGGFPKDPVLTLRAFAGPLSPSKAEDFRRLWKTPPREKAGFFHSVRKSDPERGIERVGRELAHELGYPWVEYWDFLGCFVDLSSQAGLQKLEEYLTQQEVGKKHLQDMGENAACRQEDASALGRQRKCSNSISVRAFLDEDDDMSLEEIKNRQNTARNNTPPRAAAFGDLGCDILPLEQTELIEASAPTSPHSSRNGFCSALRDGKTLGGKRPKAQSGEEDLRSPISGLTVEFDKLNLQNLESSFSKTPNQRVKTRDKKVLTSRVNAGGSDVLEPLAADRLGNNQGRTENEMSAGIANMCLNPDSSVHEPRYGNGSEPSEIPASKEPVQRLFLFGEEPSKLDRDVLAALECTDVDPRQYPAVHRWRSAVLCYSPSDRQSWSSPSLKGKLKSQLLDVSSPPSGSPGRSSPAGSSPGKPGSTPHASGLGSPGRYSPANGGHLRRMARLAQLATL